The genomic DNA ACCGCGTCGTAGTCGATGGTCTGGGTCTCGCGGTCCACGCCGTAGTGCACCATGTTGAAGAGCTTGCCCGAGAAGTTCACCGGGGAACCGTGAGTCAGGTGCCCGCCGTGGGACAGGTCCATGCCGAGCACAGTGTCGCCGGGTTTGCAGGCCGCGAAGTAGACGGCCATGTTGGCCTGGGAGCCGGAGTGGGGCTGGACGTTGGCATAGGTCGCGCCGAACAGCTCTTTGGCGCGATCGCGGGCCAAGTCCTCGACCTCATCCACGAACTCGCAGCCACCGTACCAGCGCTTGCCCGGGTACCCTTCGGCGTATTTATGGGTCATGACCGAGCCCTGGGCCTGGCGCACGGCCGTGGACACGAAGTTCTCGCTGGCGATGAGTTCCAGCTTGGAGACCTCGCGGTCGATCTCGTCGGTAATGGCGGCGGCGACCGCCGGGTCCTGGATAAACAGCTCTTCCATGGTGGTATCCTCTGAAGTAAAATGTGGATGCGAATGGCTTCCCAGTCCAAGCGGGGAGTTTGGCGATCCTCGCGCCACCTCGACGGTTACGGCTTTTTCACCGCTCCCGGCAGGCGCTCCCGCCGTGCCCCGTGCACTGGAGATCCGTCCTTATATCAATACGGAACACTCGTTCAAGCTGTCCCGGTTGTGCTGCGAGAGGGATGTGCATGCCCCCCGCCATATCCATTTCGCGGGGGGGCGCAGGCCCCCCTCACGCCCGCCCCTTGTATCCGGCATATATAGGGTAAGGCAAGAAAGTTTGGGCCAAAAACAGAATTTCCTTCCCTTCCGCCCGTGAAACGCCGCCCCAAAAAACAGGGTGGGAAACGGACAAACCGACGGCCGTGGCCCGGCGGGAAGGCTCGCCCTATTGAGCTCCCGAAAAGAGAACCACCAGCGATTGGAAGTTGTTACGTGATCTCCCGCTTATGAAAGAGAGAACCGACGCGACAAATCCCCCAAAGCGACCTCGCCCTTTCGCGCCTAAGGTAAAAATGGGATGCAAGGGCGCGAGTCCTTGCCCGCCGGAGGCGAAATTATTTTAATTTTCGCCGCAAAGCGACCTTCAACACCTGGTTTTTCCCAGAGAGTTAAGGGGATAGTTCCCTAAAGGATACGGCGCTGACAGACGCTTTGCCTGCAAGAGGGAACGGACAGGCAAAAGAAAGGGCCGCTTGCGCGGCCCTTTCCTTCAGCGGTATGTCATTATCCGTCGAATCGTTTAAACAGAATGCAGCCGTTGGTGCCGCCGAAGCCGAAGGAGTTGGACAGGGCGTATTCGGCCTGTATCTCCTGCGGTCCGTCGACGCAGATGTCGAGGTCGCATTCCGGGTCGGGCGTTTCGCGGTTCACGGTGCCGGGGATGATGCCCTCGGACAAAGTCTTGACGGCAAAGACTGCTTCCACACCACCCGCCGCGCCCAGCAGGTGCCCGATCTGGGACTTGTTGGCGCAGATCTTGATGTCGTAGGCGTGGTCGCCGAAGACCTTTTTGATGGCCCGGGTCTCACACAAATCATTCAGGTAGGTGGAGGTACCGTGGGCGTTGATGTGGTCGATCTCGGAGGGATCGACCTTGGCCTCGCGGACGGCGGCGGCCATGGCGTAGGCCATACCCGAACCATCTTCCGGCGGAGCGGTCATGTGGTAGGCGTCGCCGGACGCGCCGTAGCCGACAACTTCGGCCAGGATTTCCGCGCCGCGCGCCTTGGCGTGCTCCAGGGATTCCAGAAGCAACAGGCCGCACCCCTCGCCCATGACGAAACCGGTGCGATCCTTGTCAAAGGGGCGTGAGGCCTTTTCCGGCTCGTCGTTGCGCACGGACAGGGCTTTCATGGCGTTGAATCCGGCCACAGCGAGATGGGAGATGGTCGATTCGGCCCCGCCACAGATCATGGCATCCACGCGGCCCATGACGATGTCGGTATAGGCCGTGCCGATGGCGTGAGTGCCGGAGGCGCAGGCCGTGGTGGTGCAGATATTGGGGCCCATGGCTCCGGTCTCGATGGACACCTGTCCGGCCGCCATATTGGCGATGATGGTGGGGATGAAGAAGGGCGAAACCTTTCTCGGTCCCCGTCTCAGCAGCTTCTCGTGACTTTCCTCGATACCCTCAAGGCCGCCCAGACCCACGCCGATGATGGTGCCGACGCGGTCTCGTTCGTTCTCGGGGATGGTCCAGCCGGCGGCGTCGAGAAGCATGCGCGAAGCGGCCACCGCATACTGGGTGAACAGCTCCATGCGTTTGGCTTCCTTCTTGCCGATGTACGGATCGGGATCGAATCCCTTGACCTCGCCCGCGATGGTCGTGGCGTAGTCCGCGCTGTCGAACTTGGTGATCCGGCCGATACCGGATTTCCCGGCCAGGAGGTTCTGCCAGCTGGTTTCGGCGTCGTTGCCGAGAGGCGTGACGGCGGCAACACTGGTAACAACTACCCTGTTCATAGTACCTGCCCGTTAGGTCTGGTTTGGTGCAACAAAAGGAGCGTCTTACACCGCCATGGTGCGTAAGACGCTCGCAGTGTATAATTTTCTATTCGATCAAGCCTACAGGGCCTTCTGAATGTGCGAAATGGCGTCGCCGACCTTGAGGATCTTTTGGGCGTCTTCGTCATCGATCTCCAGGTCAAATTCCTCTTCCATGGCCATGATCAGTTCGGTCAGGTCCAGGGAGTCGGCGCCCAGGTCTTCGACAAAAGCGGCGGTTTCGACCACTTCGTCTTCGGACACACCCAGTTGATCCACGATGATCTCTTTCACTTTCGCTGCTACGTCGGACATGATTTCCTCCACTACCAAATGAGTTTTTTGCTTAATTACATGTACATGCCGCCATTCACGCCCAGCACCTGGCCGGTGATGTACCCGGCTCCGGGGCCAGCCAGGAAGGAGACGGCGGCCGCGATATCCTCGGACTGCCCGAGGGTTTTTAATGGAATTTGTTCGAGCATGGCTTCGACAACCTTTTCGGGCAATGCCGCCGTCATGTCGGTCTCGATGAAACCGGGGGCCACGGCATTGACCGTGATGTTGCGCCCGGCCAGTTCGCGAGCGGCGGATTTGGTCAGGCCGATGAGGCCCGCCTTGGCGGCCGCGTAGTTGGCCTGGCCCGCATTGCCCATTTGGCCGACCACGGAAGTGATGTTGACGATCCGCCCGAAACGCTGCTTGCCCATGATCTTGGACGCTTCCTTGAGGAAGACGAAGCAGCCGGTGAGGTTGATCTCGATGACCTTGTCCCAGTCCTCGTCCTTCATGCGCATCATCAGGCCGTCGCGGGTGATGCCCGCGTTGTTGACCAGAACGTGCAGTTCGGCTTTGCCCTTGATCTCGTCCTTGAAGAATGCGGCCACGGCATCGCGGTCGCCGGAATCGAGCTGGAAGGCTCGGGCCTTGCCGCCCGCCGCCTGGATGGAATTGACCACGTCCTCGGCGGACTCGGGACGGCTGACATAGGTCAGGAAAACCTCGAAACCGTCGGAGGCCAACTTTTCGGCCACGGTTCGTCCGATGCCACGGGAACCGCCCGTAACCAGGGCGACTTTGGGAAGATCGCTCATCAGATATCCTCGTCTCGTTCGCTTATGGTCAGGACCCCATATACCAATTGATCACGGACTGCAAATTGGCCTCGGGGTCGGAACCAGCAAGTTTATTCCCTATTCGTCCGCAAAAAGCAAACAAACAGGCGTTTTAAAATCTAGAACCGAATCAGGGCCGCGCCCCAGGTGAACCCACCGCCGAAGGCCGGGATAAGGACGAGGTTCCCCGGCTTGATGAAGCCGGTGCGCACGGCCTCGGCCAGGGCCACGGGGATGGCGGCGGCAGAGGTGTTGCCGTATTTGTGGATATTGGAAAAGACGCGTTCTTCGGGGATGTCGAAACGGCGGCCCACGGCGTCGATGATGCGCTGGTTGGCCTGGTGCGGCAGGAGCACGTCCACGTCGGACTTTTGCAGTCCGTTGCGCTTCAGGATGGCCTCGGAAATGTCAGTCATGTTGCGCACGGCGTGCTTGAAGACCTCGCGCCCCTGGAATTCGACGAAATATTCGGGCCCCACGGCCTCGCCCAACTTGTAGGAGTAGGCCGAACCGCCGCCGTTGACCGAGAGCAGATCGCCGAGCGAACCGTCGGCCGCGAGCATGACGTCCAGGACCTCGGGGCCGTCGCCGGGCGCGCCCGCGGTCAGGACCGCCGCGCCGGAGGCGTCGCCGAACAGGACGCAGGTGGACCGATCCTCCCAGTTCATGCGCCGGGTGACGATCTCGCTGGCGACCACCAGGATCTTGGCTTCGGGCTCCAGGCAAAGCAGGCCGCGCGCGGTCTGCAATGCGTAGAGAAATCCGGAGCAGGCAGCCGCGACGTCCATGCACATCTGTCCGGTGAGGCCGAATTTTTCCTGCAAGCGGCAGGCGGCGGACGGAATCATGGAATCCGGAGTGAAGGTCGCGCAGAGGATGTGGGTCAACTCGGAGGGATCCACGCCCGCGTCGGCCAGGGCCTGCTTCGAGGACTCGAAGGCCAAGTCGGAAGCGGCCTGCCCTTCGGCGGCCAAGTGCCGTTCCTTGATCCCCGTGCGGGTGGTGATCCACTCGTCCGAGGTATCGACGATTTTTTCGAGATCGGCGTTGGTCAGTATCTTCTCAGGAGCATACAGGCCAAAGCCACGAAGGATAAAGCTGATCATGGATTGGGTGTTTATGCCAATGGCAATGCGCGGTCAAGCTGCGCAAGTTTTTTCACATCCCGCGGGGCGCGGGAGGGGTCAGGCCGCGTCCCTGTCGGGTTTTGCGGCCAGTTCCTTGTGGGCGGCCAGGCCTTCGGCCAGATGGCCGTGCACGTTGTTGCGCACGCTGGTAGCGGCCATGCGAATGCAGTTGGTCATGGCCAGCTCGTTGGACTTGCCGTGGGCCACGATGACGATGTCCCGCAACCCCAGAAGCGGCGCTCCGCCGTACTCGGCGTAGTCCACGAGCTTCTTGACACGCTTGAAAGCGCCGAGGGAAAGCAGCGTGCCGAGCATTGACAGCAGGCTGGACTTGAGCTCGTCCTTGAGGATGCGACTCAGAGAACGGGACAGGCCTTCGGAAAGCTTCAGGGCCACGTTGCCCACAAAACCGTCGCAAACCACGATATCCACCTCGCCGGTAAAAATATCGCGGCCCTCGACGTTGCCGATGAAGCGCAACTGGGAACGCTTGAGCAGATCAAAGGCTTCACGCACGGCGGCGTTGCCCTTGCCCTCCTCCTCGCCGATGGACAGGATGCCCACGGACGGGTCCTTGAAACCCAGGACATGCCGGGCCAGGGCGTCGGCCATGAGGGCGAACTGGAGCAGGTGCTGGGGCTTGGAGTCCACGTTGGCACCCACATCGATGAGCACCACCGGCTTCTTCTCGGTGGGCATGATACCCGCCAGAGCCGGACGCAGCACACCGGGGATGCGCCCCAGAACGAACATGCCGCAGGCCACGGTCGCGCCGGAATGTCCGGCCGAGACCACGCCATGCGCGTTGCCGTCCTTGACCAGGCGGCAAGCCACCTGGATGGACGAATCCTTCTTGCGCCTGAGCGCGTCGGCGGGCTTGTCGCCCATTTCCACCACTTGGGAGGCATGCACGACGTCGATGTCCAGCCCCTTGGCGTCGCATTTCGCGAGCTCGGCCCGGACACGCTCCGCGTCACCGACGAGAACGATGGAAATGCCCTCGCGCGCGGCAGCCACGGCGGCGGGCACGACGATGCGGGGACCGAAGTCTCCCCCCATGGCATCCACGGCGATGCGTGGAGCCTGGACGGATTCGGTGCTAGGCATCTTTGCCATCAATCACCTGACGGCCCTTGTAGGAGCCGCAAACGGAGCAGGCGCGATGGGGCAGAGTGGGTTCACCGCACTCGCAGTAGATGACGTTGGGAGTGGCGACTTTGTCGTGAGCGCGGCGCATGCCCTTACGGGACTTGGACGTTTTCTTCTTGGGGACAGCCATGATATATACCTCGTATTGATTTGTTCTCAACCGGATGCCCGAAGTAAAACTCCGAGCAAGGGGCGTTACTTTATCTTCAAGTCGCGGAAAACCGCAAGCCTTTCATCGCCCTCTTCCGGCTTGCAGGTGCACTCGCCGGTATTGAGGTTCGCGCCGCAGCCGGGGCAGATGCCTCCGCACTCCTCGGAGCACAGGGGCTTGAACGGCAGGGCCAGAGCGAATTCTTCCCAGAGGATGGAGCCCATGTCCAGTTGCAACTGGCCGTTCTCCACGCGCACGCGCGGCTCGCCCTCGCTCTCCTCGCCGTCGGGCAACTGCTCGAAGGCGTCGAAGCTCGTGTCGATCGAATACTCGAAAGGCTCGGCGCAACGGTCGCAGACAAGCTGCACGGACCCGGCGAGGGTACCGCGCACCAGCGCCCCGTCCTCGGACTGGGGCAGGACCGTAAACTCGGCTACCAGATCGCGGCCGGGACGGACGCCCAGCTTGAACGCGCGCCACGCATCGCGCCAGAACGTCTGGTCGTCGAAGGTGAAGTCCTTGCCCTCTGCGGCAACATCGCTGATCGTCAGCCAGAATTCAACCATGATCCTCTCCGTAAGCTCCGGTTTCCCCGGGCTGGGGTCTCCGGCTCCACGGCCGGACAACCGGTGCTTCCTATATGGTAACAAATTCTCCTGTCAAGAAAAAAACCCTTGCCATTTGTCGCGGGGCTCGGTAAGAATTCTCTCCCGCTGTTCGGAGAAGCTACCACGACCCGGCAGCACTGAACAAACGAAAATAAACTATTTCCTTAGAATACATCAGGAGGTCGCAATGTCTCAGGTTTGCGATATTTGTGGAAAGGGTCCCCAGACCGGCAATAATGTCAGCCACTCCCACATCAAGACCAAGCGCCGCTTCATGCCCAACCTGCAGAAGGTCCGGCACCAGCTTGAGTCCGGCCAGGTGGTCAGCATCAAGGCCTGTACCCGCTGCATCCGCAATGGTGCCGTGGTCAAGCCCGTGGCCTCCCAGAAGACCGAGGCCTAAGCCCCGCATTTCATTTCGGCATCAAGTGCCAAGCTGCCATCGGCCATAGCCGGTGGCAGCTTTTTTGCGTCCAATCCCCTATCGGCCGACAGCGCGCCCACTGTGCAAGACTTTGCCTTCCCGGGCGCAGCCTTTTGCACACTTGCACATGGTTTCTCTTCAGTACAATTCTATAACTAATTAATTTTTTTGTATAATTCATTTGGCACGCCCCATGCTACCTCACCGTAAACACGATCTGGAGGCGACATGGAGTATTTAACCGCATTCGGCAACTGGTGTTCCGGTCCGGGACTGTGGCACGGCGGCGGATTCGGGGGATGGGGCGGTTCCCTGGGAATGGCCTTCCCTCTCGGAGGGATCTTCCAACTTCTGGTCATCGGCCTGATCATTTATTTCACGGTGCGCCTGATCCGCAAGCCCGCCACACACTCGGGACCGGGCACACCGCACGACATCCTCAAGCGCCGTTACGCAGCCGGTGAAATCGACCGGGAGACGTACCGCGCCATGCAGGATGAGCTCGGCAACAGCTAGGACATATACACACCTCCCCATGCAAAGGGCCCCCGCCGGAACGTTTCCGGCGGGGGCCCTTCCCTTGTTGCGCATGTCGGAGCGCGACCTACAGTTCCACGGCCCTGCCGATACGGGCGAGGGTCTGGTCCTTGCCGAGCACGACCATGGTTTCGAACAGACCGGGGGATTGGGTCTTGCCGGTGATGGCCACCCGGAGAGGCTGGGCGATGGCCTTGAACTTGATGCCCTTTTCCTCGATGAACCCGCGATGCAGGTCTTCCAGGGCAGCCTCGGTGAATTCGTCGAGCCCGGCCATGCGGTCGGCGATCTCGGTCAGCAGCGGCTTGGTCTCCCCGGTCAGGAACTTCTTCACCGCCGCCTCGTCGTAGGCCAGGGATGCGGCGTCCTGAATGAACGGACGGGCCTGCTCCAGCATGTCCACCAGGGACTTGGCCCGAGGCTGCAACAACGGCGCGATCTTGGCGAACTGCGCGCGGCTGACGGCCTTGGCCTGGTCCTCGCCCACCTCGCGGGCCAGGAAGTCGCACAACAGCCCGGCCAGCCGGTCGGGGTCGGCCTTCTGCATGTATTGGCCGTTGACCCACTCGAACTTGGTCAGGTCGAAGACCGACGGCGAATTGCCCAGGCCGTCCGGAGTGAACAATTCAACCATCTCATCCATGGTGAACAGTTCCTGGTCGCCGTGGGACCAGCCGAGTCGGGCCAGGTAGTTGGTCACGGCCTCGGGCAGGTAGCCCATCTTCTCGTATTCCATGACGGACAACGCGCCGTGGCGCTTGGAAAGCTTCTTTTTGTCCGGGCCGAGGATCATGGGCACATGGCCGAACTCGGGCACGTCCCAACCCATGGCGCGGTAAATGAGAATCTGACGCGGGGTGTTGTTCACGTGGTCGTCGCCACGCAGCACGTGGGTCACGCCCATGTCGTGATCGTCCACCACCACGGCCAGGTTGTAGGTCGGGGTACCGTCCGAGCGGCGCAGGATCATGTCGTCCATTTCGGTATTTTCCACCGAGATGAACCCCTTGACCAGATCCTTGTAGCCCGTGGCGCCCTCTTGCGGAGCCTTCAGCCGGACCACGCCCGAGGTCAGCCCCCTGTCGCGGCAGGTGCCGTCATATTTGGGCTTGCGGCCTTCCTTCATGGCCTTCTCGCGCATGGCGTCCACGGCCTCCTTGCTACAGTCGCAATAGTAGGCGTGGCCCGAGGCCAACAGTTGGTCGATGACCTCGTTGTGCCGGGCCGCGCGTTCGGACTGGAAGACGATCTCGCCGTCGTGGGCCAGGCCCAGCCAACGCATGGAGTCGATAATGGCGTCCGTGGCCTCCTGCGTGGACCGTTCGCGGTCCGTATCTTCGATGCGCAGGCGAAACTCGCCGCCCATGGACCGGGCCAGGAGCCAGGAAAACAACGCGGTGCGCGCACCGCCGATATGCAGAAACCCGGTGGGGCTCGGCGCGAAACGGGAAACGACCTTGGTCATGGCAATGCCTCCGGCGGCCAGGGAACCTTTTGAAAAAGGTTCCCTGGACCCTCCAAAACTTTTTATCGCCGCTTCGCGGATGGTGCGAACGCGGCGTTTTTTTATTTATGCACTATGTCGAATGACGCCTTCCGGCCTATTCCCCGTTGCTATCCCCTCGCGAAGCGACCCAAAAAGTTTAGAGAGGGGATGGGGGCCGGGGGCACCTCTGCCGCTACACGGCTTCGACGCCCTTCACTTCGGGGATTTCCTTGAGGATGATCCGCTCGATGCCGTTTTTCAGGGTCATCTGGGACATGGGGCAGCCCTTGCAGGCCCCGGTCAGGCGGACCTTGACGATGCCGGAGTCGGTGACCTCCACCAGTTCCACGTCGCCGCCGTCTCCCTGGAGCATGGGGCGAACCTTGTCGAGCACGGCTTCCACTTTTTCTTGCATGACAAAACCTCCGTTGATTCGGGTTCGGACGGAACATCTACGGCCTGGTGCGCGCATTGTCAAACCCGGCGCACCGGGACCATTGGAATTTCAGGGTAGCCAAAGACGCCGGTTTTTGGGAGTCGCCTAGCGGGTGAGAAGAACGGCGAAAGCCTCTTCCAGTTCCTCATCCAGATCCGCGACCATCTCGTCCATCCGCTCCGGGGTAAAATTCATGGACGCCCACCCCTCGGCGGAAGGCGGCTGGACGAAGAATTCGCCGCTGGAACCGACGCCCAGGCCGGTGGCGATGGTCTCGGCGCAGTGAACCAGAAGCGGCTCGGCCTCCTTGTGCCCGGGCTTGGGCTGGTGATGTTCGAGCACGGCCGAGACCAGGACGTAGGGGAAATTCCATTTGCGCAGGAGCATGCCGCCCAGGGTGGCGTGATCGAACCCGAGCAGGGCCCTTTCCTCGACGAACAGGACCTCGTCCTTGGCCCGGGCATGGGCATGCACGGCCGTGGCCCGCTCCGGCTCCACCTGAAGGAGAATGAGCTGGCCGATGTCGTGCAGCAGGCCGGAGACGAAGGCGCGTTCCGGATCGCCCTTGCCCGTCATGCGGCACAGCCGCCGGGCGATGAGCCCGCAGCAGATGGAATGCTTCCAGAACTGCTCCATGTCGATGACGTCGGCGGGCACGTCCTTGAACAGGGACATGACCGAAGTGCCCACGGCCAGGGTGGAGAGTTGGTTCACGCCGACCACGGTGACCGCCCGG from Desulfovibrio sp. Huiquan2017 includes the following:
- the fabF gene encoding beta-ketoacyl-ACP synthase II, with protein sequence MNRVVVTSVAAVTPLGNDAETSWQNLLAGKSGIGRITKFDSADYATTIAGEVKGFDPDPYIGKKEAKRMELFTQYAVAASRMLLDAAGWTIPENERDRVGTIIGVGLGGLEGIEESHEKLLRRGPRKVSPFFIPTIIANMAAGQVSIETGAMGPNICTTTACASGTHAIGTAYTDIVMGRVDAMICGGAESTISHLAVAGFNAMKALSVRNDEPEKASRPFDKDRTGFVMGEGCGLLLLESLEHAKARGAEILAEVVGYGASGDAYHMTAPPEDGSGMAYAMAAAVREAKVDPSEIDHINAHGTSTYLNDLCETRAIKKVFGDHAYDIKICANKSQIGHLLGAAGGVEAVFAVKTLSEGIIPGTVNRETPDPECDLDICVDGPQEIQAEYALSNSFGFGGTNGCILFKRFDG
- a CDS encoding acyl carrier protein, which codes for MSDVAAKVKEIIVDQLGVSEDEVVETAAFVEDLGADSLDLTELIMAMEEEFDLEIDDEDAQKILKVGDAISHIQKAL
- the fabG gene encoding 3-oxoacyl-[acyl-carrier-protein] reductase; the encoded protein is MSDLPKVALVTGGSRGIGRTVAEKLASDGFEVFLTYVSRPESAEDVVNSIQAAGGKARAFQLDSGDRDAVAAFFKDEIKGKAELHVLVNNAGITRDGLMMRMKDEDWDKVIEINLTGCFVFLKEASKIMGKQRFGRIVNITSVVGQMGNAGQANYAAAKAGLIGLTKSAARELAGRNITVNAVAPGFIETDMTAALPEKVVEAMLEQIPLKTLGQSEDIAAAVSFLAGPGAGYITGQVLGVNGGMYM
- a CDS encoding beta-ketoacyl-ACP synthase III, whose protein sequence is MISFILRGFGLYAPEKILTNADLEKIVDTSDEWITTRTGIKERHLAAEGQAASDLAFESSKQALADAGVDPSELTHILCATFTPDSMIPSAACRLQEKFGLTGQMCMDVAAACSGFLYALQTARGLLCLEPEAKILVVASEIVTRRMNWEDRSTCVLFGDASGAAVLTAGAPGDGPEVLDVMLAADGSLGDLLSVNGGGSAYSYKLGEAVGPEYFVEFQGREVFKHAVRNMTDISEAILKRNGLQKSDVDVLLPHQANQRIIDAVGRRFDIPEERVFSNIHKYGNTSAAAIPVALAEAVRTGFIKPGNLVLIPAFGGGFTWGAALIRF
- the plsX gene encoding phosphate acyltransferase PlsX, with the translated sequence MPSTESVQAPRIAVDAMGGDFGPRIVVPAAVAAAREGISIVLVGDAERVRAELAKCDAKGLDIDVVHASQVVEMGDKPADALRRKKDSSIQVACRLVKDGNAHGVVSAGHSGATVACGMFVLGRIPGVLRPALAGIMPTEKKPVVLIDVGANVDSKPQHLLQFALMADALARHVLGFKDPSVGILSIGEEEGKGNAAVREAFDLLKRSQLRFIGNVEGRDIFTGEVDIVVCDGFVGNVALKLSEGLSRSLSRILKDELKSSLLSMLGTLLSLGAFKRVKKLVDYAEYGGAPLLGLRDIVIVAHGKSNELAMTNCIRMAATSVRNNVHGHLAEGLAAHKELAAKPDRDAA
- the rpmF gene encoding 50S ribosomal protein L32, coding for MAVPKKKTSKSRKGMRRAHDKVATPNVIYCECGEPTLPHRACSVCGSYKGRQVIDGKDA
- a CDS encoding DUF177 domain-containing protein; this translates as MVEFWLTISDVAAEGKDFTFDDQTFWRDAWRAFKLGVRPGRDLVAEFTVLPQSEDGALVRGTLAGSVQLVCDRCAEPFEYSIDTSFDAFEQLPDGEESEGEPRVRVENGQLQLDMGSILWEEFALALPFKPLCSEECGGICPGCGANLNTGECTCKPEEGDERLAVFRDLKIK
- the rpmB gene encoding 50S ribosomal protein L28 translates to MSQVCDICGKGPQTGNNVSHSHIKTKRRFMPNLQKVRHQLESGQVVSIKACTRCIRNGAVVKPVASQKTEA
- the gltX gene encoding glutamate--tRNA ligase is translated as MTKVVSRFAPSPTGFLHIGGARTALFSWLLARSMGGEFRLRIEDTDRERSTQEATDAIIDSMRWLGLAHDGEIVFQSERAARHNEVIDQLLASGHAYYCDCSKEAVDAMREKAMKEGRKPKYDGTCRDRGLTSGVVRLKAPQEGATGYKDLVKGFISVENTEMDDMILRRSDGTPTYNLAVVVDDHDMGVTHVLRGDDHVNNTPRQILIYRAMGWDVPEFGHVPMILGPDKKKLSKRHGALSVMEYEKMGYLPEAVTNYLARLGWSHGDQELFTMDEMVELFTPDGLGNSPSVFDLTKFEWVNGQYMQKADPDRLAGLLCDFLAREVGEDQAKAVSRAQFAKIAPLLQPRAKSLVDMLEQARPFIQDAASLAYDEAAVKKFLTGETKPLLTEIADRMAGLDEFTEAALEDLHRGFIEEKGIKFKAIAQPLRVAITGKTQSPGLFETMVVLGKDQTLARIGRAVEL
- a CDS encoding NifU family protein is translated as MQEKVEAVLDKVRPMLQGDGGDVELVEVTDSGIVKVRLTGACKGCPMSQMTLKNGIERIILKEIPEVKGVEAV
- a CDS encoding HDOD domain-containing protein, producing the protein MAEESVPGKVEIPIAPATVEAAKKLLTKRFRFIRKPDDALKRLARLGVRHVAKDMSVNPHRYGRLEGQARLAEVLPLDPLDILRHDHQLPALPQVFLELQQAIGSRSTSADDLAEIISQDPGLTAFLLRMVNSAFYSLPMQIDTISRAVTVVGVNQLSTLAVGTSVMSLFKDVPADVIDMEQFWKHSICCGLIARRLCRMTGKGDPERAFVSGLLHDIGQLILLQVEPERATAVHAHARAKDEVLFVEERALLGFDHATLGGMLLRKWNFPYVLVSAVLEHHQPKPGHKEAEPLLVHCAETIATGLGVGSSGEFFVQPPSAEGWASMNFTPERMDEMVADLDEELEEAFAVLLTR